The following proteins are co-located in the Vidua macroura isolate BioBank_ID:100142 chromosome 1, ASM2450914v1, whole genome shotgun sequence genome:
- the RBFA gene encoding putative ribosome-binding factor A, mitochondrial isoform X1 — MWGARVAAVPRWYRALRSSAGLGGPGNLLRKMLRKNKKKFWYDSPTLGSQKLYKTTKLDFLMKNELTKTRKEDNVRCRVLNGLIHKAVLEMATTCEVSQEFYDLKLEICKVSLSSNFSVCRVYWNPASTMEKESYVESVLRKSAPRVRYCCGIHTFLPPEPFLKYLLKSQQIVGNVPPVVFIKDKGAAAVKEVEDLLAIADFGPPEEEETSQNDSSKLFPSTTQSSYSPMQPNLFGVDHELLNKQIMDYKKMKVSRHIENIAWTEKQQQQLSKIQKKIKKKKAKNPPDDDDITPQKHLLDRYEADYWDGNTESASDYELRDELLEEANGLEVDDDKTLTQPTGKRT; from the exons ATGTGGGGTGCCCGGGTGGCCGCGGTGCCGCGGTGGTACCGGGCCCTGCGCAGCTCCGCAGGGCTGGGCGGCCCCGGGAACCTGCTGCGGAAAATGCTCCGCAAGAATAA aaagaAGTTCTGGTATGACAGCCCTACCCTGGGATCACAAAAG ttgTATAAAACAACCAAGTTggactttttaatgaaaaatgagcttacaaaaacaaggaaagaagacaACGTGCGCTGCAGAGTCTTGAATGGTCTTATTCATAAAGCTGTGTTAGAGATGGCAACTACCTGTGAAGTCAGTCAAGAATTTTATGATCTCAAGCTGGAAATCTGCAAG GTGTCCCTGTCATCCAACTTTTCAGTGTGCCGTGTGTACTGGAATCCTGCTTCCACTATGGAGAAGGAAAGTTACGTTGAAAGTGTGCTGAGAAAGAGCGCTCCACGTGTACGGTACTGCTGTGGGATACACACCTTCCTACCTCCAGAGCCATTTCTTAA GTATCTTCTGAAGAGTCAGCAGATTGTAGGAAATGTACCCCCAGTAGTATTTATAAAAGacaaaggagctgcagctgtaAAAGAG GTCGAGGACTTACTGGCAATTGCTGATTTTGGACCtccagaagaagaagaaacatcTCAAAATGATTCAAG TAAACTCTTCCCTTCAACAACTCAATCTTCATATTCACCCATGCAGCCTAATCTGTTTGGTGTTGATCATGAACTGCTGAATAAACAGATAATGGActataaaaaaatgaaagtgtcAAGACATATAGAAAACATTGCCTggacagagaagcagcagcagcagctttctaagattcaaaagaaaattaaaaagaaaaaagcaaagaatccTCCTGACGATGATGACATTACACCACAGAAACACTTACTGGACAGATACGAAGCTGATTACTGGGACGGTAACACTGAATCCGCCTCAGACTATGAGCTACGTGATGAGTTACTGGAAGAGGCAAATGGATTGGAGGTGGATGATGACAAAACTCTAACTCAGCCTACTGGTAAAAGGACATGA
- the RBFA gene encoding putative ribosome-binding factor A, mitochondrial isoform X2: protein MWGARVAAVPRWYRALRSSAGLGGPGNLLRKMLRKNKKKFWYDSPTLGSQKLYKTTKLDFLMKNELTKTRKEDNVRCRVLNGLIHKAVLEMATTCEVSQEFYDLKLEICKVSLSSNFSVCRVYWNPASTMEKESYVESVLRKSAPRVRYLLKSQQIVGNVPPVVFIKDKGAAAVKEVEDLLAIADFGPPEEEETSQNDSSKLFPSTTQSSYSPMQPNLFGVDHELLNKQIMDYKKMKVSRHIENIAWTEKQQQQLSKIQKKIKKKKAKNPPDDDDITPQKHLLDRYEADYWDGNTESASDYELRDELLEEANGLEVDDDKTLTQPTGKRT, encoded by the exons ATGTGGGGTGCCCGGGTGGCCGCGGTGCCGCGGTGGTACCGGGCCCTGCGCAGCTCCGCAGGGCTGGGCGGCCCCGGGAACCTGCTGCGGAAAATGCTCCGCAAGAATAA aaagaAGTTCTGGTATGACAGCCCTACCCTGGGATCACAAAAG ttgTATAAAACAACCAAGTTggactttttaatgaaaaatgagcttacaaaaacaaggaaagaagacaACGTGCGCTGCAGAGTCTTGAATGGTCTTATTCATAAAGCTGTGTTAGAGATGGCAACTACCTGTGAAGTCAGTCAAGAATTTTATGATCTCAAGCTGGAAATCTGCAAG GTGTCCCTGTCATCCAACTTTTCAGTGTGCCGTGTGTACTGGAATCCTGCTTCCACTATGGAGAAGGAAAGTTACGTTGAAAGTGTGCTGAGAAAGAGCGCTCCACGTGTACG GTATCTTCTGAAGAGTCAGCAGATTGTAGGAAATGTACCCCCAGTAGTATTTATAAAAGacaaaggagctgcagctgtaAAAGAG GTCGAGGACTTACTGGCAATTGCTGATTTTGGACCtccagaagaagaagaaacatcTCAAAATGATTCAAG TAAACTCTTCCCTTCAACAACTCAATCTTCATATTCACCCATGCAGCCTAATCTGTTTGGTGTTGATCATGAACTGCTGAATAAACAGATAATGGActataaaaaaatgaaagtgtcAAGACATATAGAAAACATTGCCTggacagagaagcagcagcagcagctttctaagattcaaaagaaaattaaaaagaaaaaagcaaagaatccTCCTGACGATGATGACATTACACCACAGAAACACTTACTGGACAGATACGAAGCTGATTACTGGGACGGTAACACTGAATCCGCCTCAGACTATGAGCTACGTGATGAGTTACTGGAAGAGGCAAATGGATTGGAGGTGGATGATGACAAAACTCTAACTCAGCCTACTGGTAAAAGGACATGA